The window TCCAAGGCTACTTCTACTCACCGCCATTGCCTGTCGCCGCCTGTATGCACTTCCTGCAGGAAGATCATCTGTGGGGGAAAAAGCGCAAGGAAATTGAAGACGGCCCGCAAGCCAGAAGAATATTGATCGTCAACGACGACGAAACCATACTGCGCGCGGTCTGCGGCGAACTTGGCCACGAAGGCTACGACATCTTCGAAGCCCGCACCATGGCGGAAGCATTGCGCCTTCTGGCCGCCCACGAAATGCACGTCATCGTAACCGACCAATGCATGAAGGAAATCAAAGGCGTGGACCTGCTGCGTAAAGTCAAAGCCATCCACCCCGGCGCCGTCCGCATGGTGCTCAGCGGCTACAGCGGCTTTAAAGAAGTGCTCGAAGCCATCAACGAAGGCGCCGTTTTCCGCTTCATCACCAAACCCTGGAACTCGGAACACCTGCGAGAAAACGTCAAACAAGCCTTCCGCGAAAGCGACCTGGCGCGGGAAAACCAGATGCTGAGAGAGCAGTTGGATATATTGCGAAGTGGGAGTTGACGAACCTTGGTGCTGGAAGGATGAGGATTAACTCATTGTTGAGAGAAATCTAGTAAAAAGGCGAAGAGGGACAATCGTGAAGAAGTAAGCCCCCTGACATTGCTTCGAATGTCAGGGGGACGGTCAATTACTACTTTTCTTAACGGATATATGTCCACAAAGCTTAGTAATAGTATTGCTGTCGCAGCTTGGAGGAGATTCGCAAGTCCAAGAGGCTACTACATCAGCGTCAGTAGCCATGGCCATGAGAATCATTGACACCTGCTCCTTTGTTGTAGTCGTTATCCACATGGAGTCGGTGTCGCTTGTTAGTTTAAAGTTAAGTCCGTTCTCCGGAGAGTCGCTCCAGTTGTCGAGTTCGGTAACCTTGCCTTTGCAGCTTATTGCTGACGCATTAGCGCAAAATAGTAGTAGGGATATTAGAAGAGTTTTCTTCATGGTTTACTCTCAATGGATGGGATTTTAATCTAGCTTCAGATAATTTAGAAATGATTTGATATATAATGGGTGAAATTACTTGCTATATGAGTTAGCTGAAACGCAATGTAAAGTGTATGGGATAACTCGTCTGAGCTTATAGCTCACTTAACCTAACGAACGGTATAAAAGCTAGATTTTAATTGCCATTTGTCTATCCATTCAAGTCAGGAAATGTAAAAAATTAAAACATTCGCTTTTTCAGCCGGTTAGCGTGTTCTTATTGCCTGGATATCGGAGATGCCGCGACGAAGTCGTTGCTTCATCTAACCCACAATTTCTGAAAAGCGCTCAGATATGCTCTTTGGTGATGTCCGAACATTAACGAGGGCTATTAACTAACGTGGGAAATGCAAGTTTTTTCTTTCTCATGATGGTTGAAAATTATTTCCTGAGGCTTTTTTATTGTAACCATTTGAATTTAAAAGGACAAATTCGTTTTTTGCGTGCCTTGAAGAGCGCAAAATTCTCTTTTTCTTGTGTTTGTTTTTGTTGGTCTAATCCATTTTTTTTCTTAATATACCGCAAAAAATGTAGCGACTCCCATTTTTATGGTCAGCTCGCTTGTGTTGGAGCTAATACAGTTTATTGAGAATGAAAACGGTCTAAATGCTTATTGTTTGGGTGAGTAAAGCTTCATTTCAAAAACTATTTTTTAGTATAACTTTCAGGGCTGTAATGGATTTTATGAAAAACTTTGTGGTTAATAATATTTGTATTTATTTTGTTATATGGTGGGTGAGTGTCACCTCGGCTCATGCAATGAGTGCTTATGATGACATTATAAATTTATCAAAACATGGTGAAGACTTTATTGAGGGTGAGAATATAGATGGTTTTTCTGGTGAGCTTTCATGGAGAGTTAAAGATGCAACATTTCCCGGAACGGGGCTTGACATAAACATCTATAGAGAGTATGGCCTGACAAGTTACCCAACTAATATGGGAGAGTGGAACTTGTTGACGCCAAGAGTCGCCATCGTGATTGAGAGAAAGGATACATACTGTGGTCAGTGTGTAGATGATTTTGACCTTCAGAGCGTAGTCATAGAAATACCAGGCGCCTCGCGCCAACCAATGGTTAAAGCCGCTAATAGCAAAAATTGGATCTCCATTAATAATTCTACTGGTTGGGTTGCTGAGCCAACAATTGTGGGTGGAAAGATAAGCCTCATCGCTTATTCGCCTCAGGGTGCTAAATACGAGTTTAACTATAGCGAAATTGAGGATGTAACGAGCCTAAAAAATGCAAATATAAGCATTAATGCGACTCGTGTTAGTGATGGCTTTGGGAACTATATTAATTATGAATATATGAGATATCCATCAGGTAATAATTACTTGGTTGGAGGGGAGTGTGCTAATAATAATTCTTCTTCATGTGTTGGAGCTATGAAGATAAAAAGAAATATTGTTTCGCCAACAAAAATATTAGCAAGCGATGGTAGAGAGGTGACGTTCTCTCATAAAAAAAGATATGCGCACGAAGTAGGCGGCGAGAGCTACTATATTCAGAGTATGAGTGTGACCGAAAACGAGCTTGTGCGTACTTGGTATTTTAAATACTCAGAGGAAGAGGCACATTCTGCTTTGCTGGATAGAGTTATATATCCCGATAATTCTTCCTGGGAATACAAATATAGGCTGTTTGATGAAAGCTTCGAGCTAAGCTCTGTAAAATATCCAACAGGGGCTTCAATATACTATACATACGCTACGATATATCAGAACAAAAACCCTTTTGGAAACGGAATTCAGAGAGGTGTTGTTCGTCGTATATTGAATTTTTCGGGCAACGGCTTAACTACAGATTATACATACTCATTTATAGACGAAGGTTACCCATATGTGGCGGTCAGCCTTCTTGATAATGGGGTTTCGAAGATTGAAAGGAAATATATTTGTGCTGCCTCACCTATTTTCAAAGTAAACGGTGTTGCAGTAAACGATCCCTATTTCGGAGTCTTGTATGAAAAAAATATAGTTGACTCTGTAAGTGGCGAAGTCATGAGAAAGTACAAGTATGACTATGTGCTTTTGAACCAAAGAGGAAGTTTTTATACAGGATCTGATAAGAATGTTACTTACGTAGCTTATCCGTATTCGTTTCCATTGAGAGTTGCTAAGGTAGAGGTGGATGGTAAGTACACTACTTCTTATAGTGATTTTGATGAGTACTATTATCCGCAAAAAATAGTCGAAGGTAATGGAAGGAGTGAGCGTATAACATTGTTGGAGTATAAGCATACAAAAAAGGGTGTGGATGCATCTCTTAGGTACATCGGAATGATTTCTGGTAAGACTATTTTAGGCGATCAAAATAAAAAATGGACTACCATGCGATCATATGATGACTCGGGAAAACTAACTTCTCAAACTGATAATGGTATAACAGAAAACTATACTTACTTTAGCTCTGGTGAATTGGCAACAAAAACCTACTTTAATGAGAGTGGGGCTCAGACTATTAAATATGAGCAGTATTATCGCGGATATCCTAGATATGAAAAATACCCAGACGGCTCTGAAGTCCTCAGGGATATAAATGACGCGGGAACTATAAACTGGGAGAAAGATGCAGAGGGTAATGTTAAGACATACGGATATGATTTGATGAATCGTGTTTCACGACTTGAAATTCCAGGCTTGTCGGGAGTGAATATATATTACGGATTTAATAATGTAGTGATTACCCAGGATGATTCTGGCAGTAGAAGGGAAATCTCTTTGGATGGTTTGGGTCGCCCAATACTATATAAAAGAAGCGGTTTAAATATTCGAGATGTATATGAAAATGTTTCATATGACAAACTGGGCAGAGAGATATTTAGATCCTATCCTTCAGAAGATCTTAGAGAAGAAAAAGGTGTAAGGACAGAGTATGATTCTTTAGGGCGCCCATTAAGTATAGTTAATAACGCAGATGGCTCATCAGAAAGATTTTGTTATGGTAAGAAATGTGTCAGTTATAGTCTGGGCCTTGTTTATGATGATTTGCATTCGGTTTTGGATTCATATGGGAATATAACTTATTATCTTCTGGAAGGAGTAGGTGATCCTGATGAAATGAAGCTAAAGTACATAAAAAGAAGTGGTAAGACAATTTCTATTTCACGAAATAAGAAAGGTGATATCGTTTATGTGCAACAAGGTAATTTGGAGCGCTATTATAATTATGCTGATGGAACATCTTTGGTAAGTGACGTTGTAGAACTTCCAGAAGGGCGAAGGTCTACGTTTTACTATGACCAGTCAGGTAATGTGATTAGTAAGAAAGTACTGGAAGAAGGCGAAAGTTATTACACTTATGACTCAATGAATAGACTGAAAAGAATCGTTTTTCCTAATGCTTCTACTAATGGAGATGAGTCCCCCTCCATAAATTACGAGTACAACAATAACGGTCAGCTTAAGAAGTCATCCAAAGGAAATATCGAGCATACATATAAATATACATCATGGGGATCTATCGATAGCGATACTATTAAAGTGTTATCTGAGGTTTTCTTGCTTGACTACGATTACGATAAACAAGGAAAACTGTCAAAGATAACATATCCAAATGGGTTTGTGTTGGACTACTTGCGTGATGATTGGGGGCGTCCAACAAAAGTTGGCGAATATGTTGCTGATATAAGTTATTACCCATCCGGAAAGGTTCGTAGTTATAAGTATGGGAATGGTCAAGTTATTAGCTATGATCTCGATTCAAGCGGACGTATAGAAAGAGAGCAAAGCAGAGGGAGCTTTTCGATTCCTATTGATCATGAGTATTCTTATTATGGAAATGGAAGGCTGTATAAATCCTTGGATAACTTAAACTCTCTGAATAGTATAAAGGGGATTTCCTATTTTGAAGGTGGTGCACCAAAAAGCGTCAGTATGGCTTCAGGAATAGCTTCCTATACATATGATAAAAGCGATAATTTGACTGTCAGCCAGATAAATGGTTTGAAAGGTTATCAGTTTACCTATAGTAAAGGAAAGTTGGAAAAAGTGGCTGGGGCTGAAAGTCTTGACTATAAGTACAATGTTTATGGAGCTGCGGTGGATAATGGTCATTTTAAAATGATATATGATCAAGCCGGCGAAATGATTAAAGTTCTGGGAGATGACTTTAGTCTTGACTATGTCTATGACGATAGAGGCCACAGAGTTATGGAAATAAGTGAAGAGAAGGCAATCTGGCAGGTGCGTAATCCCGAAGGGGCGGTTCTTTATGAAAAAGACCTTATCGGTGATGTAGAGTCGATGTATATTTACTTTGACAAAAAAATAGTGGCTAAGGTTGATAGTTGCACATACAAAGACTCGGACAAGGATGGAGTTAGCGACTGTAAAGAACGTCAGCTGGGCTTTGATCCATTAAATTCTACCGATGTTATCGCCGATGACGATGGTGATGGTCTGAATAATATTATGGAAATCAAAATAGGTACTAATCCTAGAAGCGAAGATACTGATAACGATGGTATTCCCGATGGATGGGAGATCCGCTTTGGCCTTAACCCTCTCAGAGATGACTCGAGTGAGGACGCTGATAGAGATGGCGAGAGTAATTATATGGAATACCAGAAGGGGACGAACCCTTTAGATCCCCTCAATATTCCGGTGGCGGCAATACTACTGCCGTCCCTGTATCTACTTCTTAATTAAAGGAAAGTACTATGAAGAAAAAGATATACCGTCTTCCTTTTATATGTAGACAAGAATGGTTGAGGGTTGCATTTTTTCTAACGGCCGCATGCTTTTCGAATATAGTACTGGCTGAAAATTTAGTGACATACTACCACAATGATAGTTTTGGCTCCCTGATGGCGGCTACTGAGGAACATGGATACTTATTATGGAGAAAGTCGTATACCCCTTATGGGAAAGAAATTGGTAAAGATGCTCTGTCTACCAAGTCTCGCATTGGTTTTCTAGGAAGTGAGGTTGAGGTTAGAACAGGTTTGAATTATATGCGAGGACGCTATTACGATCCTTTGGCTGGGCGATATATGTCATTAAGCCCTCTAGAGTTTAACGAAAACTCTATCTTGGGGATAAATAGATATATATTCATTGATCAATATAGAGCGGATGCGAACAAGGACCATGACGACAGCGCCGATTCATGTTTCTATAAATCTAGTGTAGATGTACTCTTTTTAGATTTTCCAGAGTTTTTTGAATGCCATAACCCCGATATATTTTAATAGCTCCATTTGGACAATAGTGACTAATAGATTCTATAAGTAGCGCTTTGTCGCAGGCGGTTAATAGCAAAGCCACCTTCTAAGAAGGTGGCTTTTTACTGGCATTGGGAGAGGCGTCTTTCTGCTCCAGTAGTATCTTTATGCTAACAGGCGCTTCGTCGGTGTTCTTTTTTTGTGCATCAATCGATTAAGGGGAATTTCTCGGGCAAAAAGTGATCAGATTCATTAACTTTATGTAATTCCCTGCTAGGAATGGCGTTAGCTTTCATTTAGTATTGCTTCCTCTATTAATGGAGACGATATAGGGACGTTATCTAAAGATCCCTTTCAATTCATGCCTGCAGCTGACTCTGAATTATTGCAAGTATCTCGCAGCTAAAACCAATATTTAAATGGTCGGTCTGTAATCGCTAACGACTTAAATAATCTGACTTTTTATAGGGATGGCCATATGCAAACTACTTATAAGTCTTTGCTCGCAATAACGCTAATGTGCGTTGCTGGCTTCGCTTTTGCTGGAAAGTAACCCGGATTACGACTCACTTGAGTGAAGTGGCCATGTTTGAAACAGAGTAGCGTAGCGAGGTGCCAGCATGTGCTAGATATAGGTTGGTTGTATCTCTAAAGACGGAAATAGGCCGGGCGATGTACTCGCAAATGCTAGCTGCTGCTCTAGGGGTAAATGTAAATATTGTGGGGATGGAGGACTGCTCAGTATGCTCTGACAGAGAGACTCCGAAGTATATTGAGGTGATTTATCTTGGCTGATAGGCAACTGCTCTGAGCGGTTTTTAGTCTAAGGTATAGGTTTATGAACTTAGGATAAATATATAACTATTCGTGCGGACGTTTCTTTTGGGACGTAAATGCTTGTTAATTTTTATATTGATGATTTGGGAAAGTTTTGTAATGTCAATAAGGTTGAGGGTTTTTACCCTGGTAATAGCAATTCTTGCTTCTAACTTGGGCTACGCCATTTCGGAAAAGGAGATAGTAGAGCAAACTAGAATGGAAGTGCAAAACCTTCCAGGAGAGTTTGTTGACCTGTTTAACGTTGGTGTTTCCTGGCGTACTCTGGATGCGAGTATACCTGGGCCAAATGGATTGGATATTAATATCTACAGATCGTTTGGAAGTCATTCGTCGAACTCGTGGACCTTTGAGTTTCCTGAACTACATCTTGCCGTTAATGACTATTGTATGGACTCTGATCACTGTGAGAGAAATAGTGCTGGTCGGTGGCGTAGAAAGATAGAGGGCGGAGGTTTACTGAAAATTCCCGGTAGGTCGCCAATTATTTTGACAAGAGGGAGTGCGTCTCAATATCAGCGAGGCCAGTTTAGCTCAGTAAATGGTGAAAAGTGGTCTGTTGAGTTATATGGAAAATTTGACCACTTGGATAAAGATGCCGAAATGAATGCAACAGCCTATGCCCCTAATGGTTACGAATACTATTTTGAAGGCCGTAGGCATGTGGAAAAGAACTATGGTATAGGCAAAGAAGATCGATACTATCACTCTAAAGTTACTGTAAAAGACCCAAATGGAAATACAATCGCTTACTATAGAGGTAATAATGGAGTATATAAAATAGAGGCTAGTGATGGGCGGATGGTTGTAATTGATCGCTCCGAGTTTCAGGAAGGCTATGTTAAGTACTATCTTCCTACTAAGATAAAGCTTTTTTCAAATGGTCAGAGCCTTGGTGAGTGGAACTATTCGTACAGGGCGCAGTATAACATTAGTGACTTCTGTAGTGGTGCAGGTGGTAAAGAAGAGCGTGAATTATGCTATAAAA is drawn from Hahella sp. KA22 and contains these coding sequences:
- a CDS encoding RHS repeat protein, coding for MLIVWVSKASFQKLFFSITFRAVMDFMKNFVVNNICIYFVIWWVSVTSAHAMSAYDDIINLSKHGEDFIEGENIDGFSGELSWRVKDATFPGTGLDINIYREYGLTSYPTNMGEWNLLTPRVAIVIERKDTYCGQCVDDFDLQSVVIEIPGASRQPMVKAANSKNWISINNSTGWVAEPTIVGGKISLIAYSPQGAKYEFNYSEIEDVTSLKNANISINATRVSDGFGNYINYEYMRYPSGNNYLVGGECANNNSSSCVGAMKIKRNIVSPTKILASDGREVTFSHKKRYAHEVGGESYYIQSMSVTENELVRTWYFKYSEEEAHSALLDRVIYPDNSSWEYKYRLFDESFELSSVKYPTGASIYYTYATIYQNKNPFGNGIQRGVVRRILNFSGNGLTTDYTYSFIDEGYPYVAVSLLDNGVSKIERKYICAASPIFKVNGVAVNDPYFGVLYEKNIVDSVSGEVMRKYKYDYVLLNQRGSFYTGSDKNVTYVAYPYSFPLRVAKVEVDGKYTTSYSDFDEYYYPQKIVEGNGRSERITLLEYKHTKKGVDASLRYIGMISGKTILGDQNKKWTTMRSYDDSGKLTSQTDNGITENYTYFSSGELATKTYFNESGAQTIKYEQYYRGYPRYEKYPDGSEVLRDINDAGTINWEKDAEGNVKTYGYDLMNRVSRLEIPGLSGVNIYYGFNNVVITQDDSGSRREISLDGLGRPILYKRSGLNIRDVYENVSYDKLGREIFRSYPSEDLREEKGVRTEYDSLGRPLSIVNNADGSSERFCYGKKCVSYSLGLVYDDLHSVLDSYGNITYYLLEGVGDPDEMKLKYIKRSGKTISISRNKKGDIVYVQQGNLERYYNYADGTSLVSDVVELPEGRRSTFYYDQSGNVISKKVLEEGESYYTYDSMNRLKRIVFPNASTNGDESPSINYEYNNNGQLKKSSKGNIEHTYKYTSWGSIDSDTIKVLSEVFLLDYDYDKQGKLSKITYPNGFVLDYLRDDWGRPTKVGEYVADISYYPSGKVRSYKYGNGQVISYDLDSSGRIEREQSRGSFSIPIDHEYSYYGNGRLYKSLDNLNSLNSIKGISYFEGGAPKSVSMASGIASYTYDKSDNLTVSQINGLKGYQFTYSKGKLEKVAGAESLDYKYNVYGAAVDNGHFKMIYDQAGEMIKVLGDDFSLDYVYDDRGHRVMEISEEKAIWQVRNPEGAVLYEKDLIGDVESMYIYFDKKIVAKVDSCTYKDSDKDGVSDCKERQLGFDPLNSTDVIADDDGDGLNNIMEIKIGTNPRSEDTDNDGIPDGWEIRFGLNPLRDDSSEDADRDGESNYMEYQKGTNPLDPLNIPVAAILLPSLYLLLN
- a CDS encoding RHS repeat domain-containing protein, with the translated sequence MKKKIYRLPFICRQEWLRVAFFLTAACFSNIVLAENLVTYYHNDSFGSLMAATEEHGYLLWRKSYTPYGKEIGKDALSTKSRIGFLGSEVEVRTGLNYMRGRYYDPLAGRYMSLSPLEFNENSILGINRYIFIDQYRADANKDHDDSADSCFYKSSVDVLFLDFPEFFECHNPDIF